In the Leptolyngbya sp. FACHB-261 genome, GAGCAAGCAGATTGGTAAAGAAGACCAACCAACGCGGCCACAGCCACCAACCGTAACCCCCCACTGCTAGGCCTAGCAGGCTCAGGGATATCAGGAACATGAACAGAGTCGGATTCCAGGTCCCTGGCGGCCCTATTAATTCCTTAGAGACAGTCAGGGTCTTCCCTGCCTGCATAGAATGCTCCTCGTGTTTAAGCCTCAGGGTAGTATACGATACTTAACGAACCTTTTCGCCTTCTCAGGTCTGACGAGTGCTGGCCTGACTTATGCTAAGATGCCGTCTGCGATGGAAATCGCGGGGGAGCGTGGTGGAATGGTAGACACAAAGCACTTAAAATGCTTTGGCTCAAAAGGCCGTGAGGGTTCAAATCCCTCCGTTCCCATAACTGGTAAGCATCTGAAGCCCTAGGCTACTGACTGGGGCTGGTAGAAACTCGCCGCGAAAATCTAAGAACTGAACCAGCAATAGGTAGCCGATGCCTAAGGTTAGGGCAATAGCCCCTGTAACTACGGCAACCCATTTAGGTCGATCCATTGTGAATACTCCGTTATTGCTTTGAGCTTTCTTCTTCACTCTAGGACATCTGCTGAGCGGCACTGGCTGGTCCAGATTGCACAATAGAAGAGAAACTCAAAAGACTCGGAATCACTTGCCTCCCCATGCTTGGACGCTTTCAACAAAGTCACCTGCGCATTGAAATTAACGCCTCTGAGGAGACGCTCTCGCGCTGCTTACTGAAACCGGCTACCTTTTCCCAGTGGCTGTGGCCGCAGCAATTCTCACCCGATCTGCCTGAAACCCTGACAGCAGGCGTCATGTTTACCGACTGGCTGGGCCCTGTTGCTGTGCAGCACCGGGTCGAGGCTGCACAGACAGGACGATTACTGCTAACCCTCTGGCAGGGCATTGACGGCTTTCATGAGTGGCGTTGGGGTGAGGGCTGGGTGCAGTCTCGTCTAGAGGGCATCTCGCTATTGCCCCTTAACCTGGGACAGACCCTATCCTTAGCGCGTCTGCGGCAATATCTGGCTACGCAAGCTCAAAGCTAGTTAAGGGTCAAAGCAAAGCTCCCAAAGCCTAAAGACCTGGGAGCTTGACCTTTAGTTGAGTTCGAACGCGCCTTAGAAATTCATCTCAGCCGCTTGGACTTTCTCAACTTGCTTCTTCTTGAGGACCAGCATGAGCTGGGATACAGCGACTGAAGCGAAGAAAGCAATCAGCCACTTGACGCGATCAGGACTCTGGAGCACGATTTCAGCATCCACCTGACCAAAGCCACCCACATTGGGATTGACGGTCAAAGGAGCATCCTTCGCAACTTGAGCACCCTGGGAGACAACCAGCTCTGGACCAGCAGGAATCGTTTCTACAACTTCCTTACCTTCCGCTGTCTCGATGGTGACCTGGTAACCGCCGCCTTCGTCCTCAGAGACGGGGGTAATCGCGCTGATTGTGCCTTCAACTGGAGCAGTGAACAGGTTGTTATTGCTCTTCTCACCAGTTGGGTAGATTTGCCCACGGCCACGGTTGCCGCCCACATGAACGGCGTACTTCAAGAAGTGGACATTCTTATCTGTAGCTGGGTCAGGGGAGAGCACCGGGAAAACTAATTCCTGATACTCGTCGCCAGGTAGGGGGCCGATAAGAACGATGTTCTCTTTATCTTCCGCGTAGGGCTGATAGTAAAGTCCCTCGATCTTTTCCTTAAGTTCGGCTGGAATCCGGTCTTCTGGTGCAATTTTGAAGCCCTCTGGCAGCATGACGACTGCACCGACGTTCAGCCCAGCCTTGCTACCGTCGCTCTGTACCTGCTGACTGCCTTCCGGGTAAGGGATTTTGACGACAGCCTCAAATACCGTGTTTGGCAAGACTGACTGAGGAATTTCTACTTCGATTGGTTTTTGCGCTAGGTGGCAGTTGGCGCAAACAATCCGCCCCGTGGCTTCGCGGGGTGTTTCGTAGTTCTGTTGCGCCCAGAAGGGGTAGGCCTGGGCAGCTTGCGGAGAAATTACCCCACTGATCAAGAGCACAGCAGCAATGGCTGCTACGAACAATTTCTTCATCACAAGTTTCGGCTAGGAAGGAAGTATGAATGCTGAAGCCGCTCGGCTATGCCCACCAGGGATCTTCGCCCGTACGGAAGTCTTGCTCGGTCCAGGGGGTAAAGCTCACCTTGTT is a window encoding:
- the petA gene encoding cytochrome f, with protein sequence MKKLFVAAIAAVLLISGVISPQAAQAYPFWAQQNYETPREATGRIVCANCHLAQKPIEVEIPQSVLPNTVFEAVVKIPYPEGSQQVQSDGSKAGLNVGAVVMLPEGFKIAPEDRIPAELKEKIEGLYYQPYAEDKENIVLIGPLPGDEYQELVFPVLSPDPATDKNVHFLKYAVHVGGNRGRGQIYPTGEKSNNNLFTAPVEGTISAITPVSEDEGGGYQVTIETAEGKEVVETIPAGPELVVSQGAQVAKDAPLTVNPNVGGFGQVDAEIVLQSPDRVKWLIAFFASVAVSQLMLVLKKKQVEKVQAAEMNF